One Chitinophaga sp. H8 DNA window includes the following coding sequences:
- a CDS encoding TlpA disulfide reductase family protein, with product MKYNVSTLLLLLAGTAATAQDKVTFNGIADTAYNGYKVYLYNNVTKENDSATIENGHFQIVRPFTGATRHMFSSGYEAKQHGGYAPFGILVDRPGEITIEANMDRFYQSTIKGAPAHAIYDAFQQKMESYGKVSEQKLAAQFGAEKVANPRKYKDDPSFEAMMEAMEKANEEDGVKAAREIAAKYPNSVASPFILDRYGRKMPVKMKEQLYAKMTKAVKESYFGKRLATDIEGSKSSTLGSTVKDFTLKGADGKPFRFSSLKGKYVLIDFWASWCGPCREEFKHMRPLYEKYKGGQFEILGISTDATAKAWETAMEQEKLPWVQVHDLKGDQSVSEKQFAVKVLPTMYLIDPNGKIIAKDLRGEALEKKLAELFPK from the coding sequence ATGAAATATAATGTAAGCACTTTATTGTTGCTGTTGGCCGGCACTGCCGCCACGGCACAGGATAAGGTTACTTTTAACGGCATTGCCGATACAGCCTATAACGGGTATAAAGTATACCTCTATAATAATGTTACCAAAGAGAATGATTCGGCCACTATAGAAAACGGGCATTTCCAGATCGTGCGTCCGTTTACCGGAGCCACCCGGCATATGTTCAGCAGCGGATATGAAGCCAAACAGCATGGTGGATACGCCCCTTTTGGCATCCTGGTAGACAGGCCCGGCGAGATCACCATCGAAGCCAATATGGACCGGTTTTATCAGTCCACTATCAAGGGAGCACCGGCACATGCTATTTATGATGCTTTCCAGCAAAAAATGGAAAGCTACGGCAAAGTATCCGAGCAAAAACTGGCGGCACAATTTGGTGCAGAAAAAGTGGCTAATCCCCGGAAATACAAGGATGATCCGTCCTTTGAAGCGATGATGGAAGCGATGGAAAAAGCCAATGAAGAAGATGGTGTAAAGGCTGCCAGAGAAATAGCAGCTAAATATCCCAACTCTGTGGCATCACCGTTTATCCTGGACCGTTATGGCCGGAAGATGCCGGTAAAAATGAAGGAACAGCTGTATGCTAAAATGACGAAGGCCGTAAAGGAATCTTACTTTGGAAAACGTTTGGCCACCGATATTGAAGGTAGCAAAAGTTCTACCCTGGGCAGCACGGTAAAAGACTTTACCCTGAAAGGTGCGGATGGTAAACCCTTCCGTTTCAGCTCCCTGAAAGGCAAGTATGTACTGATCGATTTCTGGGCCAGCTGGTGCGGTCCGTGCCGGGAAGAGTTCAAGCACATGCGTCCGTTGTATGAAAAATACAAAGGCGGGCAGTTTGAGATACTGGGCATCTCTACGGATGCTACAGCAAAAGCCTGGGAAACAGCCATGGAGCAGGAAAAATTGCCATGGGTACAAGTCCATGACCTGAAAGGCGATCAAAGTGTATCTGAAAAACAGTTTGCCGTAAAGGTACTGCCTACCATGTACCTCATTGATCCTAACGGAAAAATAATAGCGAAAGATCTGCGCGGAGAAGCTTTGGAAAAAAAGCTGGCAGAGCTGTTCCCTAAATAG
- a CDS encoding RagB/SusD family nutrient uptake outer membrane protein, translating into MKKIAIYISVLLVLGACNKNILDRGPLDKYSDQNVWKDMALINMFVANIYANMKTTYDEAKGGSWMMANITDEAISSRTFHSARQINTLQYNESDDLYADVWTNGFRNIRKCNLLLSKIPEISATAEVKRQLKGEGHFLRAFTYLDIYMHFGRFPITDKVLTLEDETAIPRGTEADCIKFILADLDSAGVLLPEKYGPTDIGRATSWAALAIKSRFLLNLERYQEAADSSLAVINSKKYALFPDYQTLFNPENDNNSEIIFDKQYGSAISKQIHDVDTYESSTFFTGFSSAITCPTQNLVDAFEMKDGKPWDKSADYNPEKPYENRDPRFYATVMYDGISWMGEKVDMKKGSKFNRATGSGSSPTGYFLRKFLNPKYDHKNTNSIPNYQNCAIIRLAEVYLIYAEAQFKLGHAEEARKYVNLVRQRVNMPDIEMTNFSFNSIMHERQVELAMEGQRWYDIRRWKKGQELIGAKIYGVDIQDDANGRNYVRMEVEQRKFEDKMYWFPVPLSERQKYPASNPLEQNQGW; encoded by the coding sequence ATGAAAAAAATAGCGATATATATAAGTGTTCTCCTGGTGCTGGGGGCATGTAACAAGAACATCCTTGACCGGGGGCCGCTGGATAAGTACAGTGATCAGAATGTGTGGAAGGACATGGCATTGATCAATATGTTTGTAGCAAACATTTATGCCAATATGAAAACCACCTATGATGAGGCGAAAGGGGGCAGCTGGATGATGGCCAACATTACAGATGAAGCTATTTCTTCCCGTACTTTCCATAGTGCGCGGCAGATAAATACCTTGCAGTATAATGAATCGGACGACCTTTATGCAGATGTGTGGACAAATGGGTTCCGTAATATCCGTAAATGCAACCTGCTGCTTTCCAAAATACCGGAGATCAGCGCTACTGCCGAGGTAAAAAGGCAGCTGAAAGGAGAAGGGCATTTTCTACGTGCCTTTACTTACCTGGATATTTATATGCACTTCGGGCGTTTTCCGATTACAGATAAAGTACTGACGCTGGAAGATGAAACGGCGATCCCCCGTGGCACGGAAGCTGACTGTATCAAATTTATACTGGCAGACCTGGACAGTGCGGGCGTATTGCTGCCGGAAAAATATGGTCCTACGGATATAGGCCGTGCTACCAGCTGGGCTGCATTGGCCATCAAAAGCCGTTTTTTGCTGAACCTGGAAAGATACCAGGAAGCAGCGGATTCCTCCCTGGCGGTCATCAATTCAAAAAAGTATGCGTTGTTCCCGGATTATCAAACCCTGTTTAACCCGGAGAATGATAACAATAGTGAAATCATTTTTGACAAACAATATGGCAGTGCTATCAGTAAGCAGATCCATGATGTGGATACTTACGAAAGCTCTACTTTCTTTACCGGTTTTTCCAGTGCCATTACCTGCCCTACGCAGAACCTGGTAGATGCTTTTGAGATGAAAGACGGAAAGCCCTGGGATAAATCTGCAGATTACAATCCCGAAAAACCTTACGAGAACCGGGATCCCCGTTTTTATGCTACGGTGATGTATGACGGGATAAGCTGGATGGGAGAAAAGGTGGATATGAAAAAAGGAAGCAAGTTTAACCGCGCTACCGGTTCCGGTTCCTCTCCAACCGGTTATTTCCTGCGTAAGTTCCTGAATCCTAAATATGATCATAAGAATACCAACAGTATTCCCAACTATCAGAACTGCGCTATTATCCGCCTGGCAGAAGTATACCTGATTTATGCAGAAGCGCAGTTTAAGCTGGGTCATGCGGAAGAAGCCAGGAAGTATGTGAACCTGGTGCGGCAGCGGGTAAATATGCCGGATATCGAGATGACCAATTTTTCATTCAACAGCATCATGCATGAGCGGCAGGTAGAGCTGGCTATGGAAGGACAGCGCTGGTATGATATCCGCCGTTGGAAGAAAGGACAGGAGCTGATCGGTGCAAAAATCTACGGCGTAGATATACAAGACGATGCCAATGGCCGCAATTATGTGCGGATGGAAGTAGAGCAACGCAAGTTTGAGGACAAGATGTACTGGTTCCCGGTACCTTTGTCTGAACGGCAGAAATACCCTGCCAGCAATCCGCTGGAACAAAACCAGGGTTGGTAA